The genome window TTTGAATATTTCGTGAATAGGTCACTTTACCGGTAGGAATATCCAGTTCCCAAGACCCGAGTTCGGCTAGCTCGATGGCACCGCGGAGGCTGGCTTCGGCATGCCGGAGGTCTTGTTGGATCACTACCAGGTCGGTCACGTCGGCGGCGGTGTTCATTACACCGTAAATCCGGCCGTCCGAATCGCGAAGCGGGGTGAATGTATAGTTGAAATAAAAGAGTTTTAAATGCCCGTCAATCATGAGATCAACCCGCTGATTTTTGGCCTCGTATGCTTTTCCCGTAGTGTAAACGGAGTCGAGCTGCTCATAAATCCCCGTCCCGGCCAGTTCTGGCAGAATTTCAGCATAACAGTTACCAATGATATCATTCCCTTTGCCCCAAACATCAATGATAGCCTGATTCACCAGTTCAATCCGCATCTCCCGGCCCACGTACACGCCAATCGGGAATGGTGCACTTTCTACCAGATTCCGCAAGCGGGCCGCGCTTTTTTCCAGGTCTGAATGCTGCAACTGCCGGGTGCCGACAGCAGAACCGTCTGGTAAGCAGGTTATTAAAACACCATTTAAAGAATAATCATCATCCATGAGAGGGCTGACGCTGCACTTTAAACCGATTCGTTCGGAGCCTGCGTGTGCAGCCAGATGGAGGTCTTGATCTGGCAGGTTAACCGCATCAGAGCCAGCCATTACTGAGGATACTACGGAGCCAAGGGATGTCCAGAATGCAATATTTTTATCCAAAGACCTGCCAAACCAGGATTTCTCCTCACCGCTGCCAAGATATGCCTGAAATGCATCATTGTACAAAGTGACAAGTTCCGGGCCCCAGCATATGAGCATTGGAACACGGGCGCTCAACATCATCTGGACAAGTGTACAAAGGCTCTTTGGCCAATGATTTGGTGTGCCGATTGGCGAATCAGACCAATCAAACTTTCGGGCAAATTCGCCCATTTGTCCCCCACCCTTTAAAAACCGGAAATCGTAATTACTATTCAACCCTGGACAATCGTATTTATCGTTTCGGAAAGTTAAACAATCTCTGTTTATAATTAAAACCGGGAAGGTGGGTGTAAACTATGCTTCCGTGACGATCCGTGGCTTTATTTTTCCGGATATATTTGATTTATAATAGTAGTAACTGAAAGTCAACTTATATCAATGCTACCATAAGTATAAAATTCATAATCTTTCTTTAATATGTAGTTTACTTATACAACAGACCTATTATGATAGCTATCCGATTTTCTGTAACTTTTCTATTGCTGATAGTACTTTCTGTCACTCAGCACGTGCACGGCCAGGATAAGAGTCTCTCAGAGCACATTAAGCGTGTTGCGATCGTTCTTGACTCATCAACTTTATCAAGTTATGCGCCCTTCGATCTGGGATTTGGGATTAATCCGGAATTTAAAGTAATGGGGATCGGCGAACAGTCGCACGGTACTTCTGAGTTTTTTAAGACGAGGATTTCTTTGATCAATTCGCTGGTCAAATCAAGCGGAGTAACCAAAATAGGGCTCGAAGCACCATTCGCAGAAGTGGAAAACCTGAATGCGTATGTTTTGGAAGGGAAAGGAGACCTTCCGCAAATTCTAAAATCTTTCAGATTGTTTAACTATGAATGCAAGGAATTTGTGGATTTGGCAGAGAACGTGAAACACTTAAACAAATCTCTGAAAAGCCCGCTGACTTTCTTTGGCATCGATATGCAAACTCCGTTTCAGGCATTGCAAAATATAGCAGAATCTTGTAATGCAAATGGCAACGCCACTTCGGATTCGATTAGCAAGATCACAGAATACTATAAGCTTTTAGACAATGAGATGTACAACCACATGTTCAATAAGCAGGATTTTGCTGAGCTCTCAACATTAAGCAATCAAATATTTAACACCTTAACCAAAGACAAGGCCGCTTGCCTTCAGAAGGATATTATTCTCAAAAGCATAGCTAGTTACAAGCAGTTCCTAATGCTCAACAATCCGGAAAACGACTTCCAGGCGCAGTCGACATTGCGGGATTCGCTGATGGCTGAAAATGTTCTCAATGCATTAAAACCCGGTCAAAAGATGATCGTTCTGGCGCATAATGGTCACGTACAAAGGACGCCAAATACCTATTCAAAAAGTATGGGATACTTTTTATCTCAGAAACTTGGCACTCAATACCAATGTATGGCAATGACAACGTCCACCGGATATTATACCGCGTTCACGCCCGCAGCCGGGAAGGTTACAGACAAAAATCCAATCCCTGATGCGAAGGTCGGCACTTTCGAACATGAGTTTTCTAAAATCCGAAAATCAGTGTTTTTCTTTAACACATCAATGGTCAAAAAGCAGCATGGCAGTGGGACTTTGCCAGATAAATACAAATTGCTCCCATTTGGTGTAACAAACCAGCCATTTGTAAGCGGAAATCTGCTGGACGACTTCAACTACGTACTTCACATTGAGAAGACTTTTGGAAACCAAAGTTTTTACCTAAAATAAGGGTAGGAAATTAAATTCTAATGCGGACCGGCCCCTTAATATCATGGACATCAACCGGCACTCCCTTTTGTGTTATCATTACGCTGCCTTTTTTGTGTAGGTCAATAGCTACCCCGAGTACATCTTTCATATACTTCCGCCAGTCGTCGGGAAACAGCTTACGCGCGATTTCTGAGGGGCACGTACTTTTCTCAGCACCACGGTCAATGGCAGTAGACAGGATGGTTTCGGCTATTTTCTCGTAATGCTGCATGCGTATGCTGCGTAAATAGGTTTGCAGAAATACTATAAACATCGGACCAGTTGTGGGCGCGTTAGTCCCACTGCACCAGGTCGCAGCACCTCCATCCTTTATTGAACCATTATCCCAATTCGTGCTGGTAACCACATAATTTCAGTTGGTAAGCGGAATAACAAAGAGGCATAGTGCCTAAGTCTCTTTCGTAAAACGCTGATAAACGGAAGTAATTGATACTTGTTTTACCCCATTCTTTGTATACAAATACCGCTTATTGACGATAACCAGCCTGCCAGCCGGATCTACGGTCACCGACTCGGGTTTTACCCATCGATATGGATTCTCCTGTTCACTTGGCAGCACATTGAGCAATTTGAGATCATCGGAAAAGTGGAACTGGCGCGCGGTGCCTTGCCGCAAAAAATCCATTCGTAATGATGGGTCATAATTTAAACCCGGACCGCCTGTCCATTCTTCGTTTTCAAGGCGGATATATTGCTCGGGCCAGGACTGACTGAATAGATATGCAGGTTTGGCAGACAATGGATTTTTAGGGTATATACGCACTTCTACGTCAAAATGAAAATTCTTTTCAGAAGGAAGGATATCAATTTCCTGGAACAAGTCGGTGGAACTTACACCATCCATATTTACATCGACGGCTTCACTACTGACCGAACTGACGATACCATATTTTCCATGGAACTGTTCCTGCAGCGCAGCAACTTTTTGAGTTTCGATAATCTCAGGATCTACCAAAGGATCATCTTTTTTGCAGCCCAACATTACCGCAAGAAAAATAGGGCAGAGAAGAAGAAGTGTTTTCATGACTTTGAGTTTTTGTTTGCACAGAAATTTATAAAAAATATCCCTGTAAAGTCAAATGCGGTTACAAAATAATTTCTTGGTGTACTATTTAAACCGTGGATCTTTGCATTAACGCAAAAAACCCGGCAAATGCCGGGTTTTAGCCTTGAAATTGTAGTTATCCCGCGCTTTTCACATTCTTTTGATCATCATTTTCAACCTTGCGGCTCTTGACAGTCTTGAACATGCTGCCGAACTCCCAGTTGAGCGACAGCCGCACCGAGCGCATCAGGTAGTGGGAAGCAAGTGTCGATTCAAAATCTGCCGCGCGCGTTACGACCGTTTGACCGATGTAGCCGCCGAACGGGCTTACCGTTGTCAGTGAGATCGTTAGCTTTTGCGCAGGCAGTTCCTTCTTGGCCGAGAAACTGTAATAGAACCAGTAGCTCTCAAAACCCTGCAATTTCACATTGCGACCGTCGTAATTGGCATATGCCTGCACGCTGAAATTGTCCGGTAACTTCCAGCTGCTGTTCACATTCAGGCCCCACGCCCACCCTTCATTCAGGATATTCAGTGCGCCGCTGCGGTAGCGCGCGCGGCGTACATTGGCATTACTATTGATCTTCCAGCCCGGCATTACGCTAACCGAGGTCGACAAATTCAATCCGTACTGAATGTTCGAAGCGAGGTTTTGCTTGGAAGTGGTCGTAATGCCACCGGGGCCGATGGTGACGATGCTTTCGATCGAGTTCGTCGTTTCACGGGAAAAGAGCGATGCATTCAGGAAAAAGTCAGAATCCGTCTGTAATGCGTAGGTAAATTCTACCTGATTTACCTGCTCGGGGCGCAGGTTTGGGTTGCCAATTTCGAGGTTCTTAGGATCTTGTGCATTTACATTGGGATTCAGGTCCCAGATCGAGGGCCGCGAAATGCGTTTGGTATAGCTTAATGTCAGGTTGTTATTAGCATTCAGCTTTTTAAACAAAGTTGCACTCGGTACGAAATTCCAGAAATCGTTCTTGAAGGTGCTGTTCTGGTTCCGTTGATTTCCTTCGAGGTAAGTCCCTTCCATCCGCGCGCCGGCGTGTAGCGCCCAGCCGTTTTGCCATTTGAATTTCAATTGAGAATAACCTGCAAATACATTCTGCTTGTAGCTAAAAAGATCTGTGCGGGAGCTTACCGGGACAAGCTGGCCCGGGTTACTATCACCGCTGGCAGCTACCTGATAATCGCTGCTGTTTTCGCGCAGGATCATTTTCGCGCCGCTTTCCCAGGCATTTTTATAACTGTTTCCAAAGGGAAAAATGTAGTCCGTTTGCACCGTCCATTCGCGGTTGAGATTTTTATTGTCGTTGATCTCGCGGTATAACAATGCATTGTCCGGATCGCGCTGCATGGCGTCATAATTGAAACCATCAGACGAGCGGTTGTGCTGCGCCATAATATAAAGCTCCTCCCCCGGCTTCCTGAATTTTTTGGTATAACCCAGATTTAAATCAACACCTAATGTCGGTGAGCGTGTTATTACATTCTGACGAAAATCTTCCAGCAAAGTTTCGTTGGCAGAAAAGCGCTGGTTATGCTGCGCGCTGTTATCGGGCCATTTCCCAAACCAGGCATTGACTGAAAAATTGAATATACTGGCAGAATCCGGCGCAAACTCAATCTGCACATCGCCCGACCCGTGCGGCTTGGTATTGTCGCGTACTATATGCTGTTGTACCATTCCCGTTTTCTCGCCATTCTCAAAAGTCAGGCGGTTCAGCGCAGTTTCTTCCCGGTTCCGGAAACTGTGTGCGTGCAGAGTGGTATTGATATTCCATTTTTCACGGCTGATCGATAGACGCGGATTCAGCGCCTGTTCAAGATTTCCGGCCACAACCTCCACTGTTCCGCTCACATTCTGCTGGCCTTTTTTTGTTATAATGTTGATCACACCTGCGGCACCTTCTGC of Dyadobacter chenhuakuii contains these proteins:
- a CDS encoding DUF3253 domain-containing protein is translated as MVTSTNWDNGSIKDGGAATWCSGTNAPTTGPMFIVFLQTYLRSIRMQHYEKIAETILSTAIDRGAEKSTCPSEIARKLFPDDWRKYMKDVLGVAIDLHKKGSVMITQKGVPVDVHDIKGPVRIRI
- a CDS encoding outer membrane beta-barrel family protein, whose protein sequence is MIRKLLLLTAFLFCFINILKAQTQNGPAYLVKGVITDSVSRKPVEFATIGILDSEKKVVALTYSDENGLFKSPDIKAGSYFLNLSFMGYAQKNLAFNISSKSPVFDAGNIYLKPEVTQLNAVNVTGTRALVEQQPGMLVYNAEKDISNQGGTAADVLRKAPVLNVDAAGNVTMRGNSNLRILINGKYSGQMARSAADALNMMPANSIKAVEVITSPSARYDAEGAAGVINIITKKGQQNVSGTVEVVAGNLEQALNPRLSISREKWNINTTLHAHSFRNREETALNRLTFENGEKTGMVQQHIVRDNTKPHGSGDVQIEFAPDSASIFNFSVNAWFGKWPDNSAQHNQRFSANETLLEDFRQNVITRSPTLGVDLNLGYTKKFRKPGEELYIMAQHNRSSDGFNYDAMQRDPDNALLYREINDNKNLNREWTVQTDYIFPFGNSYKNAWESGAKMILRENSSDYQVAASGDSNPGQLVPVSSRTDLFSYKQNVFAGYSQLKFKWQNGWALHAGARMEGTYLEGNQRNQNSTFKNDFWNFVPSATLFKKLNANNNLTLSYTKRISRPSIWDLNPNVNAQDPKNLEIGNPNLRPEQVNQVEFTYALQTDSDFFLNASLFSRETTNSIESIVTIGPGGITTTSKQNLASNIQYGLNLSTSVSVMPGWKINSNANVRRARYRSGALNILNEGWAWGLNVNSSWKLPDNFSVQAYANYDGRNVKLQGFESYWFYYSFSAKKELPAQKLTISLTTVSPFGGYIGQTVVTRAADFESTLASHYLMRSVRLSLNWEFGSMFKTVKSRKVENDDQKNVKSAG
- a CDS encoding erythromycin esterase family protein, with translation MIAIRFSVTFLLLIVLSVTQHVHGQDKSLSEHIKRVAIVLDSSTLSSYAPFDLGFGINPEFKVMGIGEQSHGTSEFFKTRISLINSLVKSSGVTKIGLEAPFAEVENLNAYVLEGKGDLPQILKSFRLFNYECKEFVDLAENVKHLNKSLKSPLTFFGIDMQTPFQALQNIAESCNANGNATSDSISKITEYYKLLDNEMYNHMFNKQDFAELSTLSNQIFNTLTKDKAACLQKDIILKSIASYKQFLMLNNPENDFQAQSTLRDSLMAENVLNALKPGQKMIVLAHNGHVQRTPNTYSKSMGYFLSQKLGTQYQCMAMTTSTGYYTAFTPAAGKVTDKNPIPDAKVGTFEHEFSKIRKSVFFFNTSMVKKQHGSGTLPDKYKLLPFGVTNQPFVSGNLLDDFNYVLHIEKTFGNQSFYLK